A genome region from Fibrobacter sp. includes the following:
- the rpmC gene encoding 50S ribosomal protein L29: protein MKARELKELGVDQLKEKLAQLNLDLFNYRMAAKLGNLEKPSLIQLTRKDIARIKTILTEKAKA, encoded by the coding sequence ATGAAGGCACGTGAATTAAAGGAACTGGGCGTTGACCAGCTCAAGGAAAAGCTGGCCCAGTTGAATCTCGATCTGTTCAATTACCGCATGGCTGCTAAGCTCGGTAACTTGGAAAAACCCTCTTTGATTCAGCTTACCCGCAAGGATATCGCTCGAATCAAGACCATCCTCACCGAAAAGGCCAAGGCTTAA
- the rplP gene encoding 50S ribosomal protein L16, producing the protein MLSPKRTLHRKQMKGRMKGVASRGNSIAFGEFGIQALEKCWLTARQIEAARIAMTRKIKRGGRVWIRVFPDKPITRHPAEARMGKGKGAVEFWAAVILPGRIIFEMGGVERELALEALHVAAQKLPLKCKIIEESEI; encoded by the coding sequence ATGCTGAGTCCTAAAAGAACATTACATCGTAAGCAGATGAAAGGCCGCATGAAGGGCGTCGCCTCTCGCGGCAACTCCATCGCCTTCGGCGAATTCGGCATTCAGGCTCTCGAAAAGTGCTGGCTCACTGCTCGTCAGATTGAAGCTGCTCGTATCGCCATGACTCGTAAGATCAAGCGCGGTGGCCGCGTTTGGATCCGCGTCTTCCCCGACAAGCCGATTACTCGCCATCCTGCAGAAGCTCGTATGGGTAAGGGTAAGGGCGCTGTCGAATTCTGGGCAGCCGTAATCCTCCCGGGTCGCATCATTTTCGAAATGGGTGGTGTAGAACGCGAACTGGCACTGGAAGCTCTCCACGTGGCAGCTCAGAAGCTCCCCCTCAAGTGCAAAATCATCGAAGAATCGGAGATCTAA